One segment of Plasmodium vivax chromosome 14, whole genome shotgun sequence DNA contains the following:
- a CDS encoding hypothetical protein, conserved (encoded by transcript PVX_122775A) produces the protein MAQSHVEIAKQLKHNSEEIKEYFEDLYAWQSEVSKEGGGSGGKEQPSTGRSGSATGSSGPAAKPERKKGEDGQGGKPHGSPSHVGDLKSANIHGGTKWRGNNNALKRDHNSLESYYNAWDKLKIDDIENSEEGSAGHRHGCSGEAPGETERGGHAEGALHIAKKTEELAPTVEAERRKSTTICKGSCGKTDGAATDGAATEGGVTEGEVAEGEVAEGGITTPPRCVLTTPNENRLVNLRSKVHDMYLSKNEEGKINYQNKRYNKCLENYNDLINYIDFELSSNNIFLQIEQNLNNELYLDVLSHKKQIFLNNNIKQLSILRTKVLVNRSLVYQRVSSYFESINDCSSIILFYNYFLPEYKNCASYSIGNNSLTVNVKYVLFKAYYLRGMARYKLKIYKFSLKDFKSSKECAKDMNCCSTLNIEKSIQLLQNVIAQNDAKRRARRQAEYTSTLLERYKLKPRLLSIQLIPREHTEEGIPLGNNTNGVKCLTGGSTAEEPTMGCASNGGNSPCEETKYLRHFVQGGTAPVQKNSVVVEALSEGEHNHVGGTDGDIERDNHHDTDSSLTLSESNALSDVEETKPPLLTMSSGANLGKRKIKNKINFELLWNSNEIKSNFKKQIDILKTAFLEEAIFQFNLDRDIYVDILDSLFKNNFLSLFENGDDEEGIKIKLQGGSYAGISPNGDEETNKTAPSPSNGELAHVEEREDTGECLNCAECVVLIDILYILTNGGKESYALLFVDKKERALLLTFYNFILKYTNVFLCNENCLRGKTLLLKGLLERIS, from the coding sequence ATGGCTCAGTCCCACGTCGAAATTGCCAAGCAGCTGAAGCACAACTCGGAGGAGATAAAGGAGTACTTCGAGGACCTGTACGCGTGGCAAAGCGAAGTTAGCAAAGAGGGAGGGGGCAGCGGCGGGAAGGAGCAACCGTCCacggggagaagcgggtCTGCCACGGGAAGTAGCGGGCCTGCCGCCAAACctgagaggaagaagggcgAAGATGGACAAGGGGGGAAACCCCACGGGAGCCCTTCACATGTTGGAGATCTCAAAAGTGCCAACATTCacgggggaacaaaatggaggggaaatAATAATGCCCTAAAGAGAGACCACAACTCTCTGGAGAGCTACTACAATGCGTGGGACAAACTCAAAATAGACGATATTGAAAATAGCGAAGAGGGGTCAGCTGGCCACCGCCACGGCTGCAGTGGGGAAGCACCGGGGGAAACGGAAAGGGGAGGACATGCTGAGGGGGCACTTCACATAGCAAAAAAGACGGAAGAATTAGCCCCCACTGTTGAGGcggagaggagaaaaagtaCCACCATCTGCAAGGGGAGCTGCGGCAAAACAGATGGTGCGGCAACAGATGGTGCGGCAACAGAAGGTGGGGTAACAGAAGGCGAGGTAGCAGAAGGCGAGGTAGCAGAAGGCGGGATAACTACACCCCCCAGGTGTGTGCTCACCACGCCAAACGAAAACCGGTTGGTGAATCTGCGATCCAAAGTGCACGACATGTACCTCTCCAAAAACGAAGAAGGGAAAATCAACTACCAAAACAAAAGGTACAATAAATGtttagaaaattataatgacCTAATTAACTACATAGACTTCGAACTAAGCagcaataatatatttttacagaTCGAGCAGAATCTAAATAATGAGTTATACCTAGATGTACTCTCCCATaagaaacaaatttttctAAACAATAATATTAAACAGTTAAGCATTCTTAGGACTAAAGTTCTTGTAAACAGATCATTAGTGTATCAGAGGGTGTCTTCCTATTTTGAGAGCATCAATGATTGTTCttccataattttattttacaattattttttgcctgagtataaaaattgtgctaGCTACTCCATAGGTAATAATTCCCTCACGGTGAATGTTAAGTACGTGCTTTTTAAGGCATACTACTTAAGGGGGATGGCAAGGTATAAgctaaaaatttataaattttcccTTAAGGATTTTAAATCTTCCAAAGAGTGCGCAAAGGATATGAACTGCTGCTCCACTCTCAACATTGAGAAATCGATTCAGCTGCTACAAAATGTGATTGCACAAAATGATGCTAAGAGACGGGCGAGGAGACAAGCTGAATATACATCTACTCTTCTGGAGAGATACAAATTAAAGCCAAGGCTGTTAAGTATTCAGCTTATACCAAGAGAGCACACTGAGGAAGGGATCCCCTTGGGGAATAATACCAACGGTGTTAAGTGCCTCACGGGGGGGTCCACTGCGGAGGAGCCAACTATGGGCTGTGCGTCTAACGGGGGGAACTCCCCTTGTGAGGAAACGAAATATTTACGACATTTCGTTCAAGGGGGAACTGCCCCGGTGCAAAAAAACAGCGTGGTAGTGGAAGCATTATCTGAGGGGGAGCACAACCATGTGGGTGGTACCGACGGGGATATCGAAAGGGATAACCACCACGACACGGACAGCAGCCTCACGCTGAGCGAGAGCAACGCGCTGAGCGACGTGGAAGAAACGAAGCCTCCGCTGCTCACCATGTCCAGCGGAGCAAACCtcgggaaaagaaaaattaaaaataaaataaacttcGAGCTCCTCTGGAATtcaaatgaaataaaaagcaacttcaaaaaacaaattgataTTCTCAAAACAGCTTTTTTGGAAGAAGCCATATTCCAGTTCAACCTCGATAGGGACATCTACGTAGATATACTTGACTccctctttaaaaataacttccTCTCCTTGTTTGAAAATGGGGATGACGAGGAgggtataaaaataaagttgcAGGGAGGCTCCTACGCGGGGATTTCCCCCAATGGTGATGAggaaacaaataaaactGCCCCATCACCTTCGAACGGCGAATTGGCGCATGTAGAAGAAAGGGAAGATACGGGAGAGTGTCTAAACTGTGCCGAGTGCGTGGTGCTCATAGACATACTGTACATCCTCACCAACGGCGGGAAGGAAAGCTATGCCCTCCTCTTTGTcgacaaaaaggagagagcATTGTTGCTAAcgttttacaattttattttgaagtATACAAATGTGTTCCTCTGCAATGAAAACTGCCTAAGGGGGAAGACGCTTCTGTTGAAGGGGTTGCTCGAAAGGATATCTTAA
- a CDS encoding hypothetical protein, conserved (encoded by transcript PVX_122770A) has translation MTTMIKLHYDEKNDEEENMIIRCADYETFKSYVLKKYDKIYEIVNYENENINYYSVKWINFINRRVPILLQNKSGPCPLLCITNILLLRNQLQIDKKIKKISQSFLESKIMNILLESNRKNVTDNTASCNYRKNIIECVDILPQLKYGLDVNCKFTNIHSFEYTKGLCIFDMLNIPLYHGWVISSDDVMFYSYLKDYSYNVIINKIVRYNEYYERKKKKNADESSNEKTTILYQLEDVKEEKRDDCDLGKPCERDALMDGPTNNPGAASNSDPKGIPNDAAHELAKGTSKSTERNDKKKSINGIPIFPDDLDLDLDQISEENFKTTSFQDSSSVHVSTVSPLDADTAKKKNPNFGKKNTSADACSSRRRTHSNVINLKQTCSIDLEKGANKYSVETGRKSDGFFIKEGKTPSNLAFPAKKSNANRNTSLGGNANISTLANVVSPISSDNSSGDVNVVSTPKFPEDPLPTTSTSLIPIGYSSEGNTQGRSKKSILDEKAIRNNELFMESNKIASLTSETANADIADNYTENSENFIMKNYNTDINLTPYEIHEALIISEFLETYKTQLTLVGLKLLRENLNPNQLVAFFRNNHFNTLFKYENKLFLLAADISFLHLSCTWELFDNVDNDTSYYDNNFRCISNQKNLENNLNHSIIYLKNYDRASAKNNTHCVKSNTSLSNSKKKKKKCTFM, from the coding sequence ATGACAACGATGATCAAGCTGCATTATGACGAGAAAaatgacgaagaagaaaatatgaTTATTCGGTGCGCCGACTACGAGACGTTCAAATCCTatgtactaaaaaaatacgacAAAATATACGAAATTGTAAACTACGAAAATgagaatataaattattatagcGTCAAATGGATCAACTTCATAAACAGGAGAGTACCAATTTTGCTGCAAAATAAAAGCGGGCCATGTCCTCTCCTCTGCATTACGAACATTCTGCTTTTACGTAACCAGTTACAGATTgacaagaaaataaaaaaaatatcgcaGAGCTTCCTCGAAagtaaaattatgaacataCTGCTCGAGTCCAATAGGAAAAATGTGACTGATAACACCGCGTCGTGTAATTATAGGAAAAACATAATCGAGTGTGTGGATATTTTGCCCCAGTTAAAATACGGACTGGATGTTAATTGTAAATTTACGAATATTCATTCTTTTGAATACACCAAAGGGTTGTGCATTTTTGACATGCTCAACATCCCACTGTATCATGGCTGGGTCATCTCGTCGGACGATGTGATGTTCTACTCCTACTTGAAAGATTATTCgtataatgttattataaataaaattgtgaGATATAATGAATACTacgagaggaagaagaaaaaaaacgcagacGAGTCGTCCAATGAGAAAACCACCATTTTGTACCAACTGGAGgatgtgaaggaggaaaaaagggacgaCTGCGATTTGGGAAAGCCTTGCGAGAGGGATGCGCTCATGGATGGCCCGACAAATAACCCAGGAGCAGCCTCCAACAGTGATCCGAAAGGCATCCCCAACGATGCCGCCCACGAATTAGCCAAAGGAACAAGCAAAAGTACAGaaagaaatgataaaaaaaaaagcataaatgGTATACCCATCTTTCCAGATGATCTTGACCTTGACCTTGACCAAATTTCAGAAGAAAATTTCAAAACGACATCATTTCAGGATAGCTCCTCTGTTCACGTTAGTACTGTCTCCCCGTTGGATGCAGACacggcgaaaaaaaagaacccaaactttggcaaaaaaaacacaagcGCGGATGCGTGTAGTAGTAGGAGGAGGACCCACAGCAACGTGATTAACTTGAAGCAGACCTGCTCCATAGATTTGGAAAAAGGTGCAAATAAGTACAGCGTCGAAACGGGGAGGAAGTCCGACggattttttataaaggaGGGTAAAACGCCAAGCAATTTGGCCTTCCCTGCAAAAAAGAGCAATGCCAATAGGAATACCTCCCTTGGTGGTAATGCAAATATTAGTACCCTTGCCAATGTTGTTAGCCCCATCAGCAGTGATAACAGCAGCGGCGATGTGAACGTGGTAAGTACGCCCAAATTTCCGGAGGACCCCCTGCCGACCACCTCCACCAGTCTCATTCCAATAGGATACTCTTCTGAGGGAAATACCCAAGGTAGATCCAAAAAATCTATCTTGGATGAAAAAGCCATCAGAAATAATGAACTCTTTATGGAATCTAACAAAATAGCTAGCTTGACTAGCGAAACGGCAAATGCAGATATAGCAGATAATTACACAGAAAAtagtgaaaattttattatgaaaaattacaacacAGATATAAATTTAACTCCATACGAAATTCACGAAGCGTTAATCATTTCTGAATTTCTGGAAACGTACAAAACGCAGTTAACCCTAGTTGGGTTGAAATTATTGCGAGAAAATTTGAACCCAAATCAACTTGTAGCCTTTTTCAGGAATAACCATTTTAAcaccctttttaaatatgaaaataaattgttcCTGCTGGCTGCAGACATTTCCTTTCTACATTTGAGTTGTACATGGGAATTATTTGACAACGTAGATAATGACACCTCCTACTATGATAACAATTTTAGGTGCATATCGAATCAGAagaatttggaaaataatttaaaccATTCCAtcatttatttgaagaattaTGATAGGGCTAGTGCCAAAAATAACACGCATTGTGTCAAGTCGAATACGTCCCTTTCTAATagcaagaagaagaagaaaaagtgtACCTTTATGTAG
- a CDS encoding hypothetical protein, conserved (encoded by transcript PVX_122785A), whose product MENTAKKKANEKKGRKKANDVKERILSGRAVLCFDEEIEFDKCGPVSADQVEDTTEKKKKKASHEKAKNNASIDSAEIGTQKKGPKKNKEGKNDESHKTSKDKEKIKERKKKKKGKENANSINSKDNDGEDEIDIYKNDDRNVDKDGPSNLNQEDVFNEVDISTNSSSSPRIQRSNMELKKKSSSKFIKLQSSNNGEVLNEENDEQLNKWIETLPNINSEIGSLLNNHLPCYNILNNVKRINKIKSIAYNENENENDEMLNTIEKSSIMFNSIKLSAKEKYIIRFLCEGSSHTLSELVELLFYILNNDELVRDKFPVNTAPSSDKAAGNAAFALNQAEENQSGQDSNAPLNAPPNVPLNRGNESWENRECHESHANQCHLSMDNFSDEEYYSDDGEKGNYNIHISREDLLSSIPILLSRKSLGDNMKKMNVSKNENNEKECLWVWENDNYDIFPSYYKEIFKYFKEFRNNMSKIYKTLIKLKNSIVSKDLQSIIKIHDYLNELKKKQYFESEKRCKKILTEKKKIIKKKMDMKKQEEKKKKIEDAKCLEEKKAATVTKLDSMVAQNKTEEKKPKQQNLILSWLTMKKNQAVSAANSNENSEQVVKYPIANVLSFNEALRDKLMEAQNQLPIITCNRKGAKESSRLFKGNCALDKQKLLADYEKICGSHKRTVVDYFKVYVDNKEFFEEIPSVDSIDGSKIITQNEKGVRSKLWEDNEFYSKLKNSDYIRSFYFYDNSWTRPYMSLLVHKVLDDNINLLPFYYHDDMEYENDTNEDYYEKFETIDLTTENEENETESDGSSQDMFIVPDNELNRDIDITPITIPTSQDIHFFSLFNWEWTFEGNPKRNYNIINKNTWKEFNLIYKENIYGCQYMSWGKENNPFIYLSERNNPKNTLDNYDIKKLIKHSHGKATKKDVLVDQFKLKNEHLTKADTERKFKTYLVYKKCEDNRKKWMASEEGIKLFKNEQLLTKIYDIRKRKLNLITQKMEQVKRQKRMDRENLKKEEKIKRKEKSNQEKLASKDNVKKEEAVKDPEKLEKKETMTKKEAANIVQKLSSSSSLTGSKKVKK is encoded by the exons ATGGAAAACACGGCCAAAAAGAAGGCTAACGAaaagaaagggagaaaaaaagcgaacGATGTTAAGGAGCGGATACTGAGCGGGCGAGCCGTTCTGTGCTTCGACGAAGAAATTGAGTTCGACAAATGCGGCCCTGTCAGTGCGGACCAGGTTGAGGACACGacagaaaagaagaaaaaaaaagcaagtcATGAAAAAGCGAAGAATAATGCTTCGATAGACAGTGCAGAAATAGGCACCCAAAAGAAAggccccaaaaaaaacaaggaagggaaaaacgaTGAGTCACACAAAACCTCAAaggataaggaaaaaatcaaggaaagaaaaaaaaaaaaaaaaggcaaagaaaaCGCCAACAGTATTAACAGTAAAGATAATGACGGTGAAGACGAAATtgatatttacaaaaatgacgACAGAAATGTAGATAAGGATGGCCCGTCAAATTTAAACCAAGAAGATGTGTTTAACGAGGTAGACATCTCCACCAACAGTTCTTCAAGCCCCAGGATTCAGAGAAGTAATAtggaattgaaaaaaaaaagttcttccaaattcataaaattacaaagtaGTAACAACGGTGAAGTGttgaatgaagaaaatgacgAACAGCTAAATAAATGGATCGAAACTTTGCCGAATATCAATTCCGAAATAGGAAGCTTACTGAATAATCACCTCCCTTGTTACAACATCCTTAACAATGTTAAAAGAatcaacaaaataaaaagcattGCTTATAATgagaatgaaaatgaaaatgacgAAATGTTAAATACAATTGAAAAATCTAGTATTATGTTTAATTCGATTAAACTCTCCGCCAAGGAAAAATACATCATCAGGTTCCTCTGCGAAGGGTCTTCCCACACGCTATCCGAGTTGGTCGAGTTATTGTTTTACATCCTCAACAATGACGAATTGGTGCGTGACAAATTCCCTGTAAACACCGCACCCAGTTCTGACAAAGCGGCGGGCAACGCTGCTTTTGCGCTGAACCAAGCGGAGGAGAACCAAAGCGGGCAGGATAGCAACGCACCGCTCAACGCACCGCCCAATGTGCCGCTTAACCGAGGTAACGAAAGCTGGGAAAATCGCGAATGTCACGAAAGTCACGCAAACCAGTGCCACCTATCCATGGACAATTTCTCCGATGAGGAGTACTACTCGGACGATGGCGAGAAGGGGAACTACAACATCCACATCAGCAGGGAGGACCTCCTCTCCAGCATCCCCATTTTACTGAGCAGGAAAAGTCTAGGGGacaatatgaaaaaaatgaatgtcagcaaaaacgaaaataaCGAAAAGGAGTGTCTATGGGTTTGGGAAAATGACAACTACGACATATTCCCCTCGTActataaagaaatatttaaatattttaaagaattcAGAAATAACATgagcaaaatatataaaacgttaatcaaattaaaaaactcCATTGTGAGTAAGGACCTACAGAGCATCATCAAAATACATGACTATTTAAAtgagctgaagaagaaacaaTATTTCGAATCCGAAAAAAGGTGcaagaaaattttaactgagaaaaaaaaaatcatcaaaaaaaaaatggacatgaaaaaacaagaagaaaagaaaaaaaaaatagaagacgCCAAATGtctggaagaaaaaaaagccgCAACTGTTACCAAGTTGGATAGCATGGTAGCACAGAATAAGACTGAAGAGAAGAAGCCCAAGCAGCAGAACTTAATACTGTCTTGGCtgacaatgaaaaaaaatcaggcAGTAAGTGCCGCCAATTCGAATGAGAACTCAGAGCAAGTCGTTAAATACCCAATTGCCAATGTCCTCAGTTTTAACGAGGCCCTACGGGACAAACTGATGGAAGCCCAAAACCAGCTACCCATAA TCACGTGCAACCGAAAGGGCGCCAAGGAATCGAGTCGCTTATTTAAGGGCAATTGCGCTTTGG ATAAGCAGAAACTTCTCGCGGACTACGAGAAGATATGCGGAAGTCACAAAAGGACAGTTGTGGATTACTTCAAAGTATACG TGGACAATAAAGAATTCTTTGAGGAAATCCCGTCGGTTGACAGCATTGATGGGAGCAAGATAATCACACAG AATGAAAAGGGAGTGAGGTCCAAGCTTTGGGAAGACAACGAATTTTACTCCAAGCTGAAAAACTCGGACTACATCAGGAGCTTTTACTTTTACGACAATTCGTGGACAAGGCCATACATGTCCCTCCTCGTGCATAAAGTTTTAGAC GACAACATAAATTTGCTCCCCTTTTATTACCACGATGATATGGAATATGAAAATGACACGAATGAAGATTACTACGAGAAGTTTGAAACGATCGACCTTACGACGGAGAATGAGGAAAACGAAACG GAAAGCGACGGAAGCTCCCAAGACATGTTCATCGTCCCAGATAATGAGCTAAACAGGGACATCGACATAACGCCCATAACAATACCTACCAGTCAGGATATTCACTTCTTCTCTTTGTTTAATTGGGAGTGGACATTCGAAGGGAACCCCAAGCGGAACTACAACA TAATTAACAAAAACACGTGGAAGGAGTTCAACCTGATATATAAGGAGAACATTTACGGATGCCAGTACATGTCTTGGGGAA AAGAGAACAACCCCTTCATATACCTCTCCGAAAGGAACAATCCGAAGAACACTCTGGACAACTATGACATTAAGAAATTAATAAAG catTCTCATGGAAAGGCAACGAAGAAGGATGTCCTAGTGGACCAGTTCAAGCTCAA AAATGAGCACCTAACGAAGGCGGACACGGAGCGGAAGTTCAAGACTTATTTGGTGTACAAAAAGTGCGAGGATAACAGAAAG AAATGGATGGCCTCGGAAGAAggaattaaattatttaagaaCGAGCAACTGCTGACCAAAATTTATGACATCCGCAAAAGAAAGCTAAACctaattacacaaaaaatggaacaagtGAAGAGACAAAAACGGATGGACagggaaaatttaaaaaaggaagagaaaataaaaaggaaagaaaaatcaaATCAAGAAAAATTAGCAAGTAAGGACaacgtgaaaaaggaagaagcagtaAAGGACCcagaaaaattggaaaagaaggaaacgATGACGAAGAAGGAGGCGGCAAATATTGTCCAAAAGTTATCTTCAAGTAGCTCCCTGACTGGTAGCAAgaaagtgaagaagtga
- a CDS encoding N(2),N(2)-dimethylguanosine tRNA methyltransferase, putative (encoded by transcript PVX_122780A; Apicoplast targeted protein. Curated by Stuart Ralph, Walter and Eliza Hall Institute of Medical Research, Australia.) produces MIGTTNEVNNNDKRKRKFVEENKNHFHKKYNRPNKRNSFGNNGKRKGGGVEEGGGGGGGGTPFYNENSKYIFEGSVKIKNKSNHIFYNKAQVFNRDMSIILIKALEIYLKNKNKDNGKILFRGFNVVELLSASGIRSIRYVKELRETINHIIANDIDKYACKQIRRNFKRNQINKEKYTILCNDANSVMNILNVDNIYSKKRNTKKLDVGFTYVNSITDYNDYFKEALKFLKYITNYNRARGNNEVKEDNRIDNPPHHNNGNKHGNNGRSNVGSKGKPIEDHHHLEDSDSTAFSSNEEDFTKIDMLDEAHEGAVYAERAEGAEAVEAVEAGSGSVQGAANGGEAKGEENSRMHSGANSGTHSGETNPLGATQNSGEKTPLSESMMDEIIQRSKLTERYMFDIIDIDPYGSSIEYLESCLKYGRSNFFILITNTDMRVLNGKFPDVSFYKYNSMIFSKRVHYNKEYSIRVLFYKIKTIASKYKKCVIPYSSLNIDFYIRILVQVIDDALQTKDLCTDSGMVYQCNNCSSFYINPLASKKDRNMAGADNRRCYKRWRQNKHKEGEKKEEEEVHVVGDSPNAQLTHSNDTNKHAHGKEKAPGGDLADDATDGDTAENVEDGDNTADKVPYDNALGNEENFERQTNGEDADNMENTEHSEHTQNAGEVAGNAAGNAAGNAACDIAGNTTADATADATGGPSPKGRATQSNPAIANKYKSSKLTISNKCAECGGEILIGGPIYIGKLHNVEFIHTCISLLENLQDYNLNTIKSRDRILINFRCLKQEINIPLYYNLPDLFRNFRLCSISRKLFVNALLNLNYEVSYFHKDPDSVKTNAPNSVFMDIFRAIIYKVNSKKRIPDAVETKKEELSTLSGKKNEATEESPKKVYSINTIKDEKLREKLLSYEFFKKNSTIDNIDISVNRKENADNVKLFTLLNPEPFWGPMKKHYEKS; encoded by the coding sequence atgataggaACTACGAATGAAGTGAACAATAATGATAAGCGTAAAAGGAAATTCGTTGAAGAGAATAAAAAccattttcacaaaaaatataataggCCAAATAAAAGGAACAGCTTTGGAAATAATggaaagagaaaaggaggaggagtagaagaaggaggaggcgggggaggaggaggaacccCGTTCTACAACGAAAATAGCAAATACATATTTGAAGGAAgtgtgaaaataaaaaacaagagtaaccacattttttacaacaagGCCCAGGTGTTTAATCGTGACATGAGcattattttgataaaagcattagaaatatatttaaaaaataaaaataaggacaACGGAAAAATCCTATTCAGAGGATTTAACGTCGTCGAGTTGTTAAGTGCAAGCGGAATAAGGAGCATAAGGTATGTGAAGGAATTAAGAGAAACCATAAACCACATCATTGCAAATGATATTGACAAATATGCCTGTAAACAGATAAGGAGAAATTTCAAAAGAAATCAAATTAATAAGGAGAAGTATACAATTCTATGTAATGATGCAAATAGCGTTATGAACATCCTTAATGTGGACAATATTTATTCGAAGAAGAGAAACACCAAAAAATTGGATGTCGGTTTTACCTACGTCAACAGCATTACCGATTATAATGACTACTTTAAGGAAGCtttgaagtttttaaaatatataacgaATTACAATAGAGCCAGGGGCAACAACGAGGTTAAGGAGGACAATCGCATTGACAACCCCCCGCACCATAATAACGGTAATAAACACGGTAACAACGGTAGGAGTAACGTAGGCTCGAAAGGTAAACCTATTGAGGATCACCATCATTTGGAGGACAGTGACTCCACTGCGTTCTCCAGCAATGAGGAGGACTTCACCAAAATTGATATGCTGGACGAGGCGCACGAAGGAGCGGTGTACGCGGAAAGGGCAGAAGGGGCAGAAGCGGTAGAAGCGGTAGAAGCGGGGAGTGGCTCCGTGCAGGGGgcagcaaatgggggggaagcaaagggggaggaaaacagTAGAATGCACAGCGGAGCAAACAGTGGAACGCACAGCGGCGAGACGAACCCCTTGGGGGCCACGCAAAACTCAGGCGAGAAAACCCCCCTGAGCGAAAGCATGATGGATGAAATTATCCAAAGGAGCAAACTCACGGAAAGGTACATGTTCGATATAATCGACATAGACCCTTACGGATCGTCCATAGAGTACCTGGAAAGCTGCCTAAAATATGGAAGGAGCAATTTCTTCATCTTAATAACCAACACAGATATGAGGGTATTGAATGGAAAATTCCCAGACgtttctttttacaaatacAACAGCATGATATTTAGCAAGAGAGTTCATTACAATAAGGAGTATAGCATAAGGGTGttgttttacaaaataaaaacgatcGCCTCGAAGTATAAGAAATGTGTTATTCCATATTCGTCACTTAACATTGATTTTTACATTCGCATCTTAGTACAAGTCATCGATGATGCTTTGCAGACAAAGGACCTCTGCACCGATAGTGGGATGGTTTACCAATGCAACAATTGTTCCAGCTTTTATATCAACCCCTTGGCGTCGAAAAAGGATAGGAATATGGCAGGAGCGGATAATAGGAGGTGCTACAAGAGGTGGAGACAGAACAAGCAtaaggagggggagaagaaggaggaggaggaagtcCACGTGGTAGGAGATTCTCCAAATGCACAGTTAACCCATTCGAATGATACTAATAAGCATGCTcatggaaaggaaaaagcccCAGGTGGAGACCTTGCGGATGACGCGACTGATGGGGATACGGCGGAGAATGTGGAGGACGGGGATAACACGGCTGACAAGGTACCATATGATAACGCGCTAGggaatgaagaaaattttgaacgACAGACCAATGGGGAGGACGCGGACAATATGGAAAATACTGAGCACAGCGAGCACACTCAAAATGCGGGAGAGGTGGCTGGCAACGCGGCTGGAAACGCGGCAGGAAACGCGGCATGTGACATAGCTGGTAACACTACCGCCGACGCGACTGCCGACGCGACTGGGGGGCCATCCCCCAAGGGCCGAGCAACGCAGAGCAATCCCGCCATAGCGAATAAATACAAAAGCAGCAAATTGACCATTTCCAACAAGTGCGCGGAGTGCGGAGGAGAAATACTGATAGGCGGCCCCATCTACATCGGAAAGTTGCACAATGTTGAGTTTATCCACACGTGTATATCGTTATTGGAAAATTTGCAAGACTACAATTTAAACACCATAAAATCGAGGGAtagaatattaataaattttaggTGCCTAAAGCAGGAAATAAACATCCCATTGTATTATAATTTGCCAGACCTGTTTAGAAATTTTAGACTTTGCTCCATCTCTAGAAAGCTGTTCGTGAATGCATTGCTGAATTTGAATTATGAAGTTTCGTATTTCCACAAGGACCCAGATAGTGTCAAGACAAATGCTCCTAACAGCGTCTTTATGGACATCTTTCGTGCCATTATTTATAAAGTTAATTCCAAAAAGAGAATTCCAGATGCTGTGGAaacgaagaaggaagaattGAGTACTCTGAGTGGTAAGAAAAACGAAGCCACGGAAGAGAGCcccaaaaaagtatattCCATAAATACCATAAAGGATGAAAAGTTGAGGGAGAAACTTTTGTcgtatgaattttttaaaaaaaattcgaccATTGACAATATTGACATTTCTGTCAATCGTAAGGAAAATGCTGATAATGTGAAGCTGTTCACTTTGCTGAACCCCGAGCCTTTTTGGGGCCCCATGAAGAAGCACTATGAGAAGAGCTGA